DNA from Prunus persica cultivar Lovell chromosome G6, Prunus_persica_NCBIv2, whole genome shotgun sequence:
GTAGATTTGGAGGAAGCTGTGagtcatttttctttgtgggTGGTTTTAAAGGTTGAGTGGTCAATTTAAGgtggggttggggttggggtCGTTACAAGGCACAGAGCAGTGACCAGTCCTAGAAGAAGGAACAAAAGAGATCTGTGTATCACGAGTCCATAGCATCCAAACACAAAGGGCAGATTATAAGAGAGCCCCTGGACCCCTTTTCAAATGGTCGAGCCATTCACATGCATCATCAAATAAAAGTGAATATCCAAAACTGGTCCTGGTCCTGGTCCTGGATAAGATCTCATCACcaattaatttgtttgtgcaaTTGCAATATTGCaatccagagagagagagagagagagagagagagagagagagagagagagagagagagagagagagagagaatgttgGAATTGAAGTATAATTAAAAGAGCATATCGATTGGGCAGAGTAAGCTGACGAAAATGGAGTCACTTTGTATAAAAAGAAGTGTCTGAATATGAaagaataagaatataaaagatAATTCCTTCATGCGTATAAGATTCGGGGAAGAAAGAATATGAAATATGGAAGGAGACACAAGTAGTGATAAAATGACGGGTGGAGTTGAGAGCTAAGCTTTATATATGATTTCTTTTCATGCATGGCCTTTAATCATTTCAGTCTTAATTGGGGTAATGACAGCTAACAAGTTGATGCCATATTATAATTAGTGAGCACATGACAAAAACAAGGGCTGCGTCTCTGGATCTTTTAGCCAACTCATCCCTATTATTTGTAAACTCACCCACACTTGCAATTTAAGGTCTAGTTTAAGACTAGCTAAGCTTCgattgaattattattttggacGGGACAAGACTTGGATCAAACTGAATTTGAATGACGTACGCATACGAGTATTTTATCCGTTATTtggtataatatataattaagattCAACTATATGTTATTTCAAATTGTGATTTATAAGTAAAGAGAAACAACTCGTTATATACCCGTTACATCATTTCACGTACCTAACAACTCAAGCGGTATTGGAATACTTGTATAATTAAAAGGGGTTCTATTGGATATTTGCTCCACGCACACCTAACGATTTTGGTCGTATATATTGTATGagtttgaaattggataaATACGATCATGCGcgtaattataatattatatccACCAGAGGaaggacaaaaagaaaatcatataaaaaaaggtatTCAAGGATATACAATTTGTTAGTTTTTTGACATGTATAAGTTTCATTATTCTCTCATGGCAAGCCAAAGTTTTACATGCATCGATGCGACAAAGGAATGGTCATTGTCGAGGACAATGAGGTCGACCTTCTGTTTTCATATTGTATAgatatcttctctctctctctctctctctctctctctctctctctcaaaaataaagatgacCAATCAACAAGCTAGATCCATGATCATACACGTGTACTATATGAAACTTTTGGACCATCACTTTTTGCCAAATGGATTTCCCTTAAGAAAGACAAAATTTACATCTTTTGATGCCATATATAATTACTTTATATACAACAACATTGTTGATAATGAAGATAGtaaatttaagaaaatgtACAAAGTGGCAAGTTTAAGAAAagttcaaataattttttcctaatttaattgtatttatttttcctttttagaggagtttttgtttttgtgtcttttatttatttatttttacattttcCCTAGCTATCAAGATTAacccaatttatattttttcaaagtAGGTTCAAATAACATTATTTGAGGATCACTTGGGGACTAAATTGTCATATTTATACTTGCAAAATATCAcccaaactaaaaattaaatttcaaaacCAGAGCTGCACATTTTCTTAGTTGTTTAAGAAGTTATCAGGGTGTGTATgaatggaatttttttatgaagtctAGACTGTGTTACCAATTGATTCATGTTATCagttcttaaaaaaaaaaaattgagtcaTCTTAgaacatgtcaattaatgtaGTTATTTTAACTATATCCCAAGTTTATGAAATATCAATCATATCATTTacgtatattataatatttggaTTAGTAACATCATGTGACAGTGTGATCTGCACACTCaagaatttttgaaaaaaatatcttaaaaattatttataacttGTAAGTTTATATGATTAAGCGATGCTATTTGTACCATATTTACTGTATACCTCTTTAGTAGAGAAGAGTCCCAAATACGATAGGTGAGGTTCACCAATCCGGTGTAGCAATGTAATTAGTAATATGTTACAAATAATATTACTGTAAGAGGTGAGtgcttgtgtttgattttttatttcctctatattatttgtatattGAATCTTTTACCAAAAGGCATTGCGCCAAAATAGTACTGCTCATGAAAGGAATGATTCATGgtaacaaaagaagaaagaaaactgaAACTGTCCCCCccctccccaaaaaaaaatgatttgtttatgatatgcgtgatatgatgatgatgatatatGGCTGCCCgtgatacatatatatatatatatatatatatatatttgagggATATTTTTAGAGTTCcttatgatatttttttaaacaaataaaatcatttatttttaagtctacattcatagatcatctttataaaaaattagaaaaattgaaaatcgttttgatatccaattgtgtcatacaaaatcaatgaacaccgtggttgaaaaaaattctaaaatttcaataattcaattgagtggtcaaatgatattgaattcaagttatttttttgtaaagataatatttaaatgaatatatacaaaatatatagtttggattaaaaaaatacaatacatACTAGGCTCTATAAGGCATCCCTCAATATGAACATGTTGATGAGTTATGTGATGATAAAGTACTCTACTCTAATCCTTAAcctaaaaaaaagattaactGCCATCCGATCCCACCCTTCCCTCCCCTCCCAGTCCATGACAAAATCTCAACTTCCACATACAGACAACCCGTTGGCCGGCTAACTTCACATGCCACCAAAACGCAACTCATACACATAAAGCACACCCACAGCAGCCCCTCCTGCTCCGTCATGCTTCTGCTCCTCCTTTATCTCATCATCATATCATATATCAGATTCATTcacccttctctctcctctctctctctctctctctctctctctctctaattacCTGATCAAGAAAAAGCAGCAAAAGGGAGATATGAAAAGGGATTACACCCTTTTGTAGCTTAAAAAGGTTTGTTCAATCTTCTGTTGCCTTATTGCACCATCCACCTAGCCCACCTAGCATTCTAGCTTTTGCTGATACACATCTATCCATCTCCTCTGTAATATTGTCACTTTCCACCAGTGGTTCTGAATTTCCatcagaagaaaaaagccTGAAATCAGTTAGGATCAGTCTCTTTTGCCCAATTTGACTTCCAAtttatactctctctctctctctctcttttctccttttggGTCTCCTTTTGGGGATGAGAGTTTCAATTCTCCTGATCAGTCCCTTTTCATCCCCCATGTCAAGAACCACCAGcgccaatattttttcactccTCACAGAAAAAAAGCTGAACCCTCTATTTTGTTTCCATTCGTAAGTTTTGCAGATCAATTCTCCCAACCCTCCTGCTATCACCAATTTTATAGTTTCCCAATGCCAAAAACCCTACCCACTACCAGTCTGGTCTCTTTCCTTCTGAACACCTCCTCACAGTAACTccatcctcttcttcttctttttcttttatttactttctttttttctgaattAAGTACTTCCCTTTCTCAATGATGCAATTTACTGAGGCTCCACCCCCAGCCTTGCACCAAATTATCACCGCACCATTTTCCAATCTCCCCATGATGAACAAGAACCAAACCCACCGCACCCGCCCCTGGCCCGGCTTCCCCACCTCCGCAAAAGCCCTCGGCACCAACTTCGGCGACGCCAATTGCATGGAGCAGCTGCTTGTCCACTGCGCCAACGCCATCGAAACCAACGACGCCACGCTCGCCCAGCAGATCCTCTGGGTCCTCAACAACATCGCCCCGCAAGACGGCGACAGCAACCAGCGCCTCACCTGCGCCTTTCTCCGCGCCCTCATCGTCCGCGCTGTCAATATCGGCAGCTGCAAGCTCCTCGCCGCCATGGCCAACTCCCAGGCCAACTTCACCATCCACACTCACAAGTTCTCCGTCATCGAGCTCGCCTCCTTCATCGACCTTACCCCCTGGCACAGGTTTGGATTCACAGCCGCTAATGCCGCCATTCTTGAAGCCGTTGAAGGGTATTCTGTCATTCACATTGTTGACCTCAGCTTGACCCATTGCATGCAAATCCCAACTCTCGTTGACGCCATTGCCGGTCGTCAAGAGGGTAATGTGAGCCCTCCGCTGTTGAAGCTCACCGTGGCGGGTTCCACGGAGGACGTCCCCCCAATGCTGGACCTCTCCTACGAGGAACTGGGTTCCAAGCTGGTAAATTTCGCGAGGTCCAGAAATATAATTTTAGAGTTTAGGGTCATCCCGTCCAGTTATACGGACGGATTTGCCAACCTAATCCAACAGCTCCGAGTACAAAATTTAGTGTACGCTGAGAGCGGTGAGGCGCTTGTGGTAAATTGCCACATGATGCTTCACTACATTCCTGAAGAAACATTGACCCTTCCGTCAATCAACTCAAATCCAAATTTAAGTAGTTGTGGTTCGAGCAGCTCTTATGGTTACGATGTAGCCTCATCCTCTTCTACGAGTGCTAGTTCGTCCCTCAGGACAATGTTTCTGAAAGCCCTTCGAGGTTTGGATCCAACTGTTGTGGTTTTGGTGGACGAAGATGCAGATTTGACATCAAATAATCTAGTTTGTAGATTGAGGTCGGCCTTCAACTACCTGTGGATCCCTTATGACACCGTGGACACGTTTCTGCCGCGAGGGAGCAAGCAGAGGCAGTGGTACGAGGCGGATATGTGTTGGAAGATCGAGAACGTGATAGCGTACGAGGGGTTCCAGAGGGTGGAGAGGGTTGAGCCGAAATGCAGGTGGGTGCAGCGGATGAGAAACGCCAACTTCCAAAGCGTTTCGTTTGGGGAAGATGCAGTTTTGGAAGTGAAGGCCATGCTTGATGAGCATGCAGCTGGCTGGGGGTtgaagagagaggaagaagatgttgTGCTTACATGGAAAGGTCACAATGTTGTGTTTGCCACTGCTTGGATGCCTGCTTGAAATTGACAAGTTTGAATTTCTCTCATGGATGAGATGATGAGATGATCTGACAACTTAATTTATATAGAattaatcttcttttttttccttcttctcttagctaattttagttattaatCATCTTCTTCTACTAGTATTTTAATATATGGTAGATGATGAAGGTTGGTTTGTGCCAATAACCTTAAGACTCcctccctttctttctctgcaaactgattattttttcttttctttcttcagatgaaTATCAggtgtaattttttatttatattttcacaATTATATTCCATCTTTTAATTTCcaacttaaaaaacaaaaaaagtgttTAGTCCTCGAACctattttgctttctctgcagTCAGGAAAGGAATgcagagaaaggaaaaagaaaaaaagaaaaaagaacagtTGAGCAGCAGCATCGTGCATTAAATGATAATTAATTAGCTTCTGTCTTGTTTAATTGCGTCCAAAACCAGCTGTTGGAAttcttttgaattatttgCTAATAATATCTGCCTATGGCCTGCTTCTTTAAACTGTCTTACgttttataaaacaaatatttgtgGACCAACTGTAAGTTGGCTTCGATTGTACGGGGAATCTGAACAAGATTCCACAAAATTATGATTggtttcacaaaaggaaaatgaatgTCTCACAAACTTTCAATTTCGCGCACTTCGATAGGAGACTATTTCGATCTAAAACCTAGAAAACACTTCTGTTTATTTTGGCAAATTTCCATGTGTGTCTGTGTCTATAATAATTATGTCCTCTCTTTTCAGATAGTCTTATGCTATGTCCAAGTTTGGATTCATGCTGTCAAATATAAACCACTTTCGCAAATGTGGATTACAGTTAAGCGGCGCGTCTGTCCTTTTGTACTTCActttgattttcctttttatacaTTAGAGTAGTTTATATTATCACTTGTAAAAAATGTAATTCACATCGAGGCAATAAGGAATACTTATAACATATTCTTCTGTTTACTTTCCACCCGAAATAATTCTCAGTAAAACTCAATTTTCCATTATACAATCCAAGATTAGccaatttattgtttttgtatattttcgtTTGGGGCTTCAGATTGTTAAAAATAGATTATAGAGCCAAACTAAAGTTGGTAGGAAACTGATTTGTAAAGCGGAACAAAAACACATGAGTACCTTAGAATGCTAGGAATTCATAGGTGGAACTTTGTGTGGGTTACGTGGCTAACCCAAACTCAACTTGACTTTTACATTTCGAGTTGGGCTTTGGTTTGGGTTTGTTTGGGTTGAAAACTTAACCCAAACCTATGACGGATTCGAATAAACTCAAGTTACCCAATTTTATTGGATTGGAGTCAACTCGCAAGCTCAACCCTTGCATTTTTAttatccaaaaagaaaataaatattaaatcgTTTAAAAACTgaggaaattaaaattgaaggaACAAACCAAGTAGTGAATATAATACTTTGAAGttcttggaagaaaaatcacAAATTTGCTATCAAATTCAAGCATGACCATCACCCaactttggatttttctttaaagaGCTTCAGTGTATAAAATTAAGtatatgattttgtttccTAGAGGCTAAAAATTGTATATAACCTTCATTTTTATTATCATGCAATAAAGCCAAAACCCCAAATCTGTAATCATGAGtcctaaaattatttttgaacaCCCATTACTCCattaaatgatcaaaatatACTATTTTAGACCCCTAGATCATTTTGATCAAAACTAAAAGAATCCAAAACGgagtttttgaaaaatttgccttaaagattgaataccatttAAAGAgttaaatgaataaaatagTGATTCCGTGACTCAcacgtaatttttttttaacgaaaATGTTTCCTTCCGGTCTTGAGAGTTGGTGGCATTTTGGCACAAAGCTTAGTCCATATGGTAAATTGGCACGATGACAAGTTTAGTTCGTCAAGTGACACTCAATAGTAAAAATTCAATAGTATTGTTACAATTTTCCTCAAGtttatattatgtatatatgtaacttAAATTAATATGACAATGATCAAGTTGAAAGTATGTTTAGATTTATACAACATGTATgagttgaaaataaaataaaattatagatAATTTAGATTGACATGCCAAAGAAGTGACAAatctgaaaaaacaaaacaaaaaaattttgagattAAGAAATCGTGttaaaattgaaggaaaatttTGCCCTTTTACAACTTTGgcggaaacaaaaaaataattggtgGGCTGATAACCAGCAATGCCCACGTGTGCTTGTGACCTGGGAGTAAACGAGTACGTATGAACTCTTACGATGATTGGCAGTTTCCTAAACGCACGTGCCTTTGACTCGCCTCAACCTAAGAAGCTTCTGAACAGCGTATTGCCTGCTAGCCCTATGAAGTAGAAGATGCCGTGATCGAAGAATTACAGTTCCGTGCAGTGAAGCTCAGGGAAATCCTGCTTCGTAGTTTCTGAATTCAGGTTGGTTCcattttctgtatttttcttgggttttttCGTTTCAATGTCTGAATTGCTTTATTGGGTTCGATTTTCTTGGTCAAATTCTGAACTGGGTCTacgaaataaattgaatttttcttaCTTTGAAGTCTTTTGAATCTAAAGGCTTGAGCTTAAGTTCTTGAAagtttgttgtttttcttttggattaAGTTGGGTGAGAAAATTCTGTGCTATGCCTGTAATTGGGGTAGTTGAGTGTTTTGTTAGTTGAATGAAGTTGAAATGTTTCCTTTTCAGCTAACTCACTATCTGGGTTTTTGTACCTTTCGTTTCGAATTTCACTGTACTACAGCTTGTTCCAGCAGGTCAATTTTATTTACTGAAATTAGCTTGGTAAAAAAAGATcaaacaaaatcaattggGGTTTGGATTTGAGATGTAgaatttgggtttgtttggtttttataatatataattctgTGCAGTTTATACTATAGTTATGTTTGGGTTTATCAATGGGCACTGttgacaaatttttttaaagcttAAATTCACTGGCGAGTTACGGTGaagatgaaaacaaaagaatttatAAAAGTATAAGGAATAAGTGGTTGGTTTAGATTTCTAATTCAAtgaattttggttttgatttgaaaCCAGAATGCCAGCAAGCAGGCAATTTTCTCGGATAGACACTTTAGAACTGAAAGCTCAgattgagaagaagattgggagCCAAAAAGCGGGAAAGTACTTTAATCTTGTTACAAGATATTTGAGTGTCAAGATTAGCAAACCCGACTTTGATAGACTCTGCATTGCAACAATTGGGAAAGAAAATGTCTGTCTTCATAATCATTTCATCCGTTCAATACTCAAAAATGCATGCCTTTCAAGGACTCCCCCACCAAAAGAGAGCAACATTGCAAGTTCTCTGAGTGTTAAAGTGCCAAATGGATGTCAAAGAAGTAGTCTTCAACTGTTATGCAGAGATTTTCCCCAATCGCCTCGAAAAGGGAGAACTCCAAATCTTCGCGATCGCAGGTTAAGAGATGGTTTGGCCGCTTTTAGGCCTCAGGGTAAGAACCACAGTAGTGCATGTGAGGGTCCTATCTCCAACAttcaagaacaagaaaagGCAACCGAGCTGCTTTCTTTGGGAAGCAGACCACCTGTCTCTGTCGAAGATGGGGAAGAGGTTGATCAGGCTGCTGAAAGCCCAAGCATTCACAGCATGAGCCCTCTCACAGCTCCTCTTGGCATCTCAATAAATTCTGGAAGGACAAAAAAGCTGTTAATTAAAGGATCAGGACCTGCTATTTACAACGACACTTGTCAGAGCAGTGGTGAGCTACCTGATACTAGTTCTTTAAGGAAGAGGTTGGAGCAAAAGTTGGCGATGGAGGGAATGGGAATCTCAGAGGATTGTGCCAATTTGTTGAATAATGGCCTTGAGATTTTCCTAAAGAGATTAATAAAGCCCTGTTTGGATTTAGCTGGTTCAAGGTCTCTGGATAAACACATAGATCAAGCACATAGTCAAGCAAGTTCAAATGGGATGCGTCCAGTGAGATACATACAGAGACCCACCAGGCCCAGTTCGGCATCTATATTAGACTTCCAGGTCGCAATGGATTTGAACCCTCTATTACTTGGAGAAGATTGGCCAACCAAACTTGAAAAGGTTTGCTTGCATGCATCATAAAACAGAACTGACTGACTAGTACATGTTTCGGCTCAAGCCATAAGTTTTGATAATATTGATCTGACCTTGTTGCTTTGATAAGTGAGCACTGGCAGACAGTAGAAAAGTAGAAGTAATGGAAAATTAGATCAAGGCGTTTAGATTGTATAGGTTCAGAGCTGATTATAACAGATACCTTGACATTGGGAGGTATAGACACATGGGGACTTGAATGTAGCTGTAACAAATAGGTCAGTAGCACTCCTCAACATATATCTAttgtttttattgattttatcTTTCTTAATAGAGCTTATCTTCAAAGTTTCCAGGGCTGCAATTGTTGAGTTTCTTGTTACATGTGATTCTAGATCATTATTTGATACGATAACAGTATACTTGTTCCATGTTTGAATGCGGTGTGTGTATGTCTACGTGTGCTTGTGTGGTGTGTGGTTGCTAACAGTATTCATCAACTTTAAGATGATATTTATTGAAAGCTTTTGGACCTTGATCTGCATATGGCAATAAAATCACTTCAGCGTTTTAGTATTACTATGTGAAAATCCTTCAAATCAATTATTTGCCGTACACTCAAACACAAATATACATGAAGCACTTTGAATTAAGTTAGGACTACTGtcaagcagaagctaaaattTAAGGTGGAAGGCATGTATTTAACTTCTTATGCGTGTTTAGTACCTATAGCGTATACTTCTGTTATTAATATTCTTTACTGTGTATGGAAGAACAATTCATCATTTAAAAACCCTGCCTTCCCTTCTAGAACATTTGACTgggaagaaaagggaaaactcAAGTCCccgaaataaataaataaatgaagtgAATCCCCAAAACAGTTACCACCACCAAACACAGATATttgaaacaagaaaatgagGACTAGAATCATCGTTATATTATGTAaactttttttgggggggtgcGGCGGTGGGGGGGGTGTGTGGGGTGTGTTGAGTGGGTGGGGGGGTGGAAGATGGAGTACGCAAACCCAAATGCTGAAGGAAATAGATATGCTTGAGTTGTGATTTAAGgagttgaaaaaagaaaaaa
Protein-coding regions in this window:
- the LOC18772130 gene encoding uncharacterized protein LOC18772130, encoding MPASRQFSRIDTLELKAQIEKKIGSQKAGKYFNLVTRYLSVKISKPDFDRLCIATIGKENVCLHNHFIRSILKNACLSRTPPPKESNIASSLSVKVPNGCQRSSLQLLCRDFPQSPRKGRTPNLRDRRLRDGLAAFRPQGKNHSSACEGPISNIQEQEKATELLSLGSRPPVSVEDGEEVDQAAESPSIHSMSPLTAPLGISINSGRTKKLLIKGSGPAIYNDTCQSSGELPDTSSLRKRLEQKLAMEGMGISEDCANLLNNGLEIFLKRLIKPCLDLAGSRSLDKHIDQAHSQASSNGMRPVRYIQRPTRPSSASILDFQVAMDLNPLLLGEDWPTKLEKVCLHAS
- the LOC18772728 gene encoding scarecrow-like protein 32 gives rise to the protein MMQFTEAPPPALHQIITAPFSNLPMMNKNQTHRTRPWPGFPTSAKALGTNFGDANCMEQLLVHCANAIETNDATLAQQILWVLNNIAPQDGDSNQRLTCAFLRALIVRAVNIGSCKLLAAMANSQANFTIHTHKFSVIELASFIDLTPWHRFGFTAANAAILEAVEGYSVIHIVDLSLTHCMQIPTLVDAIAGRQEGNVSPPLLKLTVAGSTEDVPPMLDLSYEELGSKLVNFARSRNIILEFRVIPSSYTDGFANLIQQLRVQNLVYAESGEALVVNCHMMLHYIPEETLTLPSINSNPNLSSCGSSSSYGYDVASSSSTSASSSLRTMFLKALRGLDPTVVVLVDEDADLTSNNLVCRLRSAFNYLWIPYDTVDTFLPRGSKQRQWYEADMCWKIENVIAYEGFQRVERVEPKCRWVQRMRNANFQSVSFGEDAVLEVKAMLDEHAAGWGLKREEEDVVLTWKGHNVVFATAWMPA